A DNA window from Arachis duranensis cultivar V14167 chromosome 3, aradu.V14167.gnm2.J7QH, whole genome shotgun sequence contains the following coding sequences:
- the LOC107477718 gene encoding auxin-induced protein 15A-like: MGFRLSGIVRKASFTSSSKAMEVPKGYLAVYVGDKMKRFVIPISYLNQPSFQDLLSQAEEEFGYDHPMGGLTIPCEENVFFDITSRLS, translated from the coding sequence ATGGGTTTTCGTTTATCCGGCATCGTAAGAAAGGCATCATTTACTTCATCTTCAAAAGCTATGGAAGTGCCAAAGGGTTATCTTGCAGTTTACGTTGGAGATAAAATGAAGCGGTTTGTGATCCCTATATCATACTTGAACCAGCCTTCATTTCAAGATTTGCTAAGTCAAGCTGAGGAAGAATTTGGGTATGATCATCCAATGGGTGGTCTCACAATTCCTTGTGAAGAAAATGTATTCTTTGATATCACTTCTCGCTTGAGTTGA